A genomic region of Lytechinus pictus isolate F3 Inbred chromosome 2, Lp3.0, whole genome shotgun sequence contains the following coding sequences:
- the LOC129253914 gene encoding putative ribosome-binding factor A, mitochondrial, giving the protein MTVLNPISKKPENKHGQKEGVRLQVFNTILYEHIVDLVNSNYISEELEQLQVQILSVRVAGDMSVARVYWQASGNAESDDKVQGILDKYTGRVRHTLISLHVLGNVPRVCFLKDKTAANIAEVNHLLASADLGPIDNESPTEGALHGIEWHGSNDADRQDGFTREWKHGKGAEDRFKGPNFFTVDHADALAQIASHKKQESPKVPDGFSPITNSIEKFKVFQKKKKIKRKMEEYDIDSIDQEEDFEVEDPREAEDI; this is encoded by the exons ATG ACTGTGCTGAATCCAATCTCTAAGAAACCAGAGAATAAGCATGGTCAAAAGGAAGGTGTGAGGCTTCAAGTCTTCAACACCATCTTATACGAACACATTGTTGATCTGGTCAACTCCAATTACATCAGTGAAGAGTTGGAGCAACTACAAGTGCAAATTCTCTCA GTTCGTGTAGCAGGCGATATGAGTGTAGCTAGAGTATATTGGCAAGCTTCAGGAAATGCTGAGAGTGATGATAAGGTGCAGGGCATCCTTGATAAATACACTGGTAGAGTAAG ACATACCCTTATCTCACTCCATGTCCTGGGAAATGTTCCCAGAGTATGCTTCTTGAAGGACAAGACGGCTGCAAACATCGCTGAAGTCAATCACCTTCTTGCCTCCGCCGACTTAGGACCCATTGACAATGAATCCCCAACAGAGGGAGCCCTCCACGGAATAGAATGGCATGGCTCTAATGATGCAGATCGGCAGGATGGTTTCACGAGAGAGTGGAAACATGGTAAAGGAGCCGAGGACAGGTTCAAAGGACCAAACTTCTTTACTGTTGATCATGCAGATGCATTGGCTCAGATTGCAAGTCATAAGAAGCAGGAATCTCCTAAAGTTCCAGACGGATTTTCCCCCATCACAAACTCAATTGAAAAGTTCAAGGTGTtccagaaaaagaagaaaataaagaggaaaatggAGGAGTATGACATTGACAGCATCGATCAAGAGGAGGATTTTGAAGTGGAAGACCCACGAGAAGCTGAAGAtatttaa